The Solanum lycopersicum chromosome 9, SLM_r2.1 genome window below encodes:
- the LOC101248811 gene encoding F-box protein PP2-A15, which translates to MGASLSSLTENESTANGRPGLGDIPENCVACVFMYLTPPEICNLARLNHAFRGAASSDSVWDSKLPSNYHHLLDVLPQRIYEGFSKKDIFAFLSRPVPFDDGNKEVWLDRISGRICMSISTKAMLITSGEDRRHWNWFPTEESRFHVVAYCQQVWWFEVSGSVKFPFPPDIYTLTFRVRLGKFYKRLGRRVCNFEHTHGWDLGPVQYELFTSDGQHAVSEYSLDDSDQDDTSANLKRGDWIEYKVGEFIVSRSDPATEVRFSMKQIDCTHSKGGLCIDSVSITPSDLKARRSKGVSKYQ; encoded by the exons ATGGGCGCATCATTGTCCAGCCTAACGGAGAACGAATCGACGGCCAACGGTAGACCAGGTCTCGGCGATATACCGGAAAATTGTGTAGCCTGTGTGTTCATGTACCTTACCCCACCGGAAATCTGTAATCTTGCTAGACTTAACCACGCCTTTCGTGGAGCTGCATCTTCTGACTCGGTTTGGGATTCTAAGCTTCCGTCTAATTACCACCACCTGCTCGACGTTTTGCCTCAGAGAATATACGAAGGTTTTTCCAAAAAAGATATCTTTGCTTTTTTATCTCGTCCTGTTCCATTTGATGACGGCAATAAG GAAGTTTGGTTGGATAGAATTAGTGGAAGGATTTGCATGTCTATCTCCACGAAAGCAATGTTGATAACTAGTGGTGAAGACAGAAGACATTGGAACTGGTTTCCTACTGAAGAGTCCAG GTTCCATGTAGTGGCGTATTGCCAGCAAGTATGGTGGTTTGAAGTAAGCGGTTCAGTGAAGTTTCCATTTCCTCCAGATATATACACACTAACATTCAGGGTCCGCCTTGGGAAGTTTTACAAGAGACTTGGTCGACGTGTTTGCAACTTTGAGCACACTCATGGATGGGATTTAGGGCCAGTTCAATATGAACTCTTTACATCTGACGGGCAACATGCAGTGAGTGAGTACTCCCTAGATGATAGCGATCAAGATGATACAAGTGCGAATTTAAAGCGTGGCGACTGGATAGAATACAAGGTGGGTGAATTTATAGTAAGTAGGTCCGACCCTGCTACTGAAGTTAGATTTTCAATGAAACAGATCGATTGCACACATTCAAAAGGTGGACTCTGTATAGATTCTGTATCGATTACGCCAAGTGATCTGAAAGCACGTAGAAGTAAAGGGGTGTCAAAGTATCAGTAA